The Lathyrus oleraceus cultivar Zhongwan6 chromosome 5, CAAS_Psat_ZW6_1.0, whole genome shotgun sequence genome includes the window aatgattatgtgtagtttgtttgtgtgtatgcatagaatgaggttgaagatgaCGAGAATACTTTGAAATCCTAGTTTCATGTAGGTTTACTCTAGAACCTTActagaaatgatgcatgtatgaagtatttatatgcatgcatgtttGGAGGCAAAAGGAGTACaaatgatttgaaaaagttatgaatttttggaaaaaCGCGTTACATGTGTCGATCTATGTAAGTCATGTATCGACCTGTTcgatgcatgtgtcgacctgtataggTTATGTATCAGCCTGTAaaggtcatgtgtcgacctaaAGAGGCGACACATCAAACAGAGGCTAGAGGCTTTAAAAATGGAGTACATGAGTCGACCTGAAAATCGAATGTGTCGACCTGTAGAGAAAATTTAtttctatgtgtcgacctataacgtgtatgtgtcgacacatagtTGTTTTTTACATGAAAATCAATTTTTGATGCATGAAACCTTTTCCAACTTATTTCCAAATGTTTTTATGCTTtctaatgctaagatgcacattgAGAATCAGAGGACCCCGTCCAATATataaacgctaaagtatcctagttttgacatcatacaaaatacatctaacatAAAGTCTCAccacatactcccccttttttatgatggcaaaacTTGAGACGATGTGTTTTATGTCTTCATGAAGGCTCCCCCTGAATGTACGCATGCCAATTTCATCTTGCTAATGATTTTTTCCCTTAGATGTTTACAAAGATAAGATCATCAATAACACAACACTCACATAGAATGATGTACATATTGAAAATGCCTAAACATAAATAGAAGCATTTAAACAACCAGACAACATAGTTGCCATAATTTATGCCAAATAACATATACAATAAATATGAAAGATGAAGGATATAATTCAATAAAAAACTCTTGAGTTGCTACAAAAGCAACATGATTACGTGACATATACTTTTTGGTGCTCCTGAAATGTTGCACATGCATGTGCTCTAGCAAGGCGGTATATAAATTTACCACCACTCATGACACACTACAAGAATTTTTCTAACATTATAACATTTTCAAACATATTTCATGCCGGAATAAATGATAAGCTTAAACACCAAGAACATATTTCAAGTATGAAAGAAGAATAACATAAAGTCACGATAAGTATATAAATTGACATACATCAATAGAATTTTTTGAAGTGAACGTTCCTGTACTATTTCATACATCAAGAATATCAAGCATTTGGAACATAAATAAAATGCAAAAGTAAAATATAACTTTCAAAGAGGGAAAAATGGAACAATATTACCTTACTTATGAATTGATGAAGGGTGCACTCACATGTGATTGTACTTCCAAGAAAAGTTAGAGCAAAGGTATATAAAGTGCATGCAACAAATCATATTTAGGCAAGATTTGAGATATCAAGTATCCCCAATTCCCTTCGAATGTTGAAAAATAGTCCAATCACAAgaggttttgtaaagatatctgcaagttgatttttgctatcaacatgctcaaatacagCGTCTCCTTTTTCAACATGGTCACGTAGGAAGTGGTAACAAATGTCAATATGCTTAGCGTGAGAGTGTAACACCATATTTTTTATTAGATTAATAACACTAGCGTTGTAGCACATAATAGGAATACATTGTAGTTTAACATCAAAATCAAGTAGTTGTTGTTTGAGCCATAAATTTTAGGGTTAAATACACTTTACCCCCCTGTAATGTTAGCGAGTTTAGGGTTACCCCCCTGGTAAAGTTATTTTTTCAATACCCCCCTTATGTTATGTAGATTCCTTCATAGAACCCCCTAATATCCAGGTGGCATGGAATCTTGGTTTTTTATTTCAGACGTggctttttaatttttttattttcacatGTGAATCTTCATTAGGTCTCCAGCATGGCATAAACTAGAAATTAGGGTtccaaatccatccctctctctcttcgtggaatccatccctatcccaaatccatccctctctctcttcgtgaaatccatccctatcccaaatccatccctctctctcttcgtgaaatccatccctaccccaaatccatccctctcttcATCTTCGTCCGTGTCCCCTTCATCTGGGTTATGGGTGGCAGCAAGGCATCTTCCACGAGTGAAGTTGGAAACGGCTTACCAAGATGTGGATGCAATGAAACCATGAAGTTGTGGGTCTCCAAGTCAATTGAAAACCCCGGTCGCAAATTTTGGAAATGCAGGAATTATATGGTGAGCAATTTTGaagcattttattattttgagttTGATTTCGAAATTAATTGTTGGTGGTGTTTGTCTCAAATTGCAGAATGGGTGCGGTTTATTTTTGTGGGATGATTTGGTCAGTGAGTTTGCAGTGAAAGAAACCAATCCGTCCGGATGCCGCCAATGTGAAGTCAACAAGGcttatttgattgaatttgcTAAAGAGATTGTTGAGGAGATAGATTGCAGAGTCAGAAAGCTTAACAAGTTAGAAAAACTGAAGAAAAAGATTGCAATGGAAAAGAGGAAAAATTTATGGTTAATGTTTGTAATTGGTCTGTCATGGATGTTGATAGCAGCTATGGTTAAGTTAGTCTAATGAGTCTGTCATGTAATTGTTATGTCATTAGTGTTTTTCAACAATGTAATGTTGAACTTGTAATGTGTTCATCAATGAAATGTAATCTGTTCATCAATCTTAAACTGTCAGTGCAGCATCATTATTTGATTAAACTTTCAGCATTCAATCTACCAATAATGACAGAAAAAAGTTATATCATAATGAAagagcaaaattgcaaaatcatCAGAAAACTACAGAACAATTTTATATGATACATGTgtgtttattatgtttttcatcccactatattgttgcataactgtacatataaacctacattgatatttccctttaaatatcaattaaaatgcattttatgtcagtaagcatcgatacataaagcctctgcatcgatacatacaacatgaaataaatcacaaaacctttctgttcagtatgcatcgatgcatacgagccatgcatcaatacatggaagacaaaatactctatgcatcgatacacacgatccctgcatcgatacatgacaaattggaacagcctgtgtatcaatacatacgcaccaggcatcgatacatactagtgtaataagcacttgcatcgatacacacgacttttgcatcgatacatgaataataaatttcaccaaaatttacattacttacagtatg containing:
- the LOC127081111 gene encoding uncharacterized protein LOC127081111, yielding MGGSKASSTSEVGNGLPRCGCNETMKLWVSKSIENPGRKFWKCRNYMNGCGLFLWDDLVSEFAVKETNPSGCRQCEVNKAYLIEFAKEIVEEIDCRVRKLNKLEKLKKKIAMEKRKNLWLMFVIGLSWMLIAAMVKLV